A window of Juglans regia cultivar Chandler chromosome 7, Walnut 2.0, whole genome shotgun sequence contains these coding sequences:
- the LOC108999599 gene encoding protein RALF-like 34 → MASPTLPKLLILFLLFVLVNLGPSARAQLEETSLKLMTDAFEWPTTMPSLYDEFEDEGDDEDGMDSGSSGRRSLFWRRVMKYYISYGALSANRIPCPPRSGRSYYTNNCFKARGPVHPYTRSCSRITRCRR, encoded by the coding sequence ATGGCGTCCCCAACTCTTCCCAAACTACTCATTCTCTTCTTACTCTTTGTTCTGGTCAATTTGGGTCCCTCTGCTCGGGCTCAGCTCGAGGAGACGAGCTTGAAGCTGATGACGGACGCGTTTGAGTGGCCGACGACAATGCCATCACTCTACGACGAGTTCGAAGACGAGGGAGATGATGAGGACGGCATGGACAGTGGGTCGTCTGGCCGTAGGTCTCTGTTCTGGCGGAGAGTTATGAAGTACTACATTTCGTACGGCGCGCTCTCCGCCAACAGAATCCCATGCCCACCCCGCTCTGGGAGATCCTACTACACCAACAACTGCTTCAAGGCCAGGGGCCCTGTTCACCCTTACACCCGAAGCTGCTCTAGAATTACCCGCTGCAGGAGATGA